The following coding sequences lie in one Porphyromonas asaccharolytica DSM 20707 genomic window:
- a CDS encoding nitroreductase family protein produces MLRKWMPLTMTMILLLVGAAACQKATTTDQSNTTEETMRMTTQEKMDIFLTRRSIRRYKPELPSQELLDKVLEAGTYAPSAMGKQSVTIVAVTNRAVRDQLSQLANKARGGDKDQFYGAPAVFVVLADKSLSNNYLQDGALVVGNMQNAAHALGLGTCWVNAAKGIFELEEGQALLKEWGLEGDLVGVACCIIGYPDESPEPAPRKDRYVIHID; encoded by the coding sequence ATGCTACGTAAATGGATGCCGCTGACGATGACGATGATACTGCTCCTCGTGGGAGCTGCCGCTTGTCAGAAGGCTACGACAACAGATCAATCAAACACTACAGAAGAGACTATGCGTATGACAACTCAAGAGAAAATGGACATCTTCCTAACACGCCGGAGTATACGTAGGTATAAGCCTGAACTACCGTCTCAGGAGCTACTAGACAAGGTGCTCGAGGCGGGTACCTATGCGCCCTCGGCGATGGGTAAGCAGTCGGTCACGATCGTGGCTGTGACCAATAGGGCTGTGCGCGACCAGCTCTCGCAGCTGGCTAACAAAGCTCGCGGTGGGGACAAGGATCAGTTTTACGGGGCTCCAGCGGTCTTCGTCGTGCTGGCGGACAAGTCGCTATCGAACAATTACCTGCAAGACGGTGCTCTGGTAGTGGGCAATATGCAGAATGCTGCTCATGCGCTAGGTCTCGGCACTTGCTGGGTCAATGCGGCTAAGGGGATCTTCGAGCTGGAGGAGGGTCAAGCACTTCTCAAGGAGTGGGGACTGGAGGGTGACCTCGTGGGTGTCGCCTGCTGTATCATCGGCTACCCCGACGAGTCGCCTGAGCCGGCACCCCGCAAGGATCGCTATGTGATACATATTGACTAG
- a CDS encoding type III restriction-modification system endonuclease: protein MQLQYKHQSFQEEAARSVVRAFQGQPKYDRYEHQMDQGECADSLVSTGFGNAPLQIPYETIRKNVRTIQIEQGIKPIDQLEGEGINLTIEMETGTGKTYTYIKTMYELNKAYGWSKFIIVVPSVAIREGVAKSFESMSEHFAQLYETQSIQHFVYNSKQLTRIDAFASESNMQAMIINMQAFNSSFDETKNNKDARIIFSRRDEFGSRRPIDILAKTNPIMIIDEPQSVLGANRGNKTRKGIKLFNPLMLLRYSATHREVLNMVYRLDAIDAYNKRLVKKIQVKGISQKGNSATSGYLYLEEVVIRKDRAPKARISLDIKTATGTRQVSRLVRQGDDLYALSGELAEYQDFYVIESIDGLSGTIQLLNGLELYEGDAVGRVTEEAMRRVQIRETIRTHLERERELYPKGIKVLSLFFIDHVDNYRRYEGDATYKGRYAEIFEDEYRQLVQELKDDELSRYDASYRDYLSRFTAEEVHNGYFSRDKRGKFIDSKVNRGEGGSNDEDAYDLIMKNKERLLSLEEPTRFIFSHSALREGWDNPNVFQICTLRETDSEIKKRQEVGRGMRLCVNSEGKRQDAEELGWSSTFDINVLTVIASQSYESFAEQLQHEIAEVVKDRPREVTEGLFTGVEYETASGDKEVITPEVARKIYRALLRHDYVDDAGLLTPAYHEAKERGELSFGDDLAPMSAVIIRTLERVFDPSSWRLDNSRDNKSGHVVEEQLKRREFQELWRRINVRSVYQVDFDTSELITKAITALDDRLRVTAIRLVVERGEMNQIEDVEALHQGTAMVREQATTYHLQETVSQHVQYDLVGSLVSATGLTRRTIVEILKGVRRETFDKFKSNPEEFIQRSARIIKDEMALAVVEQISYHRTEQRYDTNVFTEETICGRIGVDVIRSAKSLYDLVRIDSQVERSFAEDLEDSSDVVVYTKLPKGFYINTPMGRYSPDWAIAFDEHKDIKHIYFIAETKGISWERSELRGAEDAKLECAARHFEAISEHDNVVYDVVNSYQALMDKVMEG from the coding sequence ATGCAACTCCAATACAAGCATCAATCATTTCAAGAGGAGGCGGCACGGAGCGTCGTGCGCGCCTTCCAGGGGCAGCCTAAGTATGACCGCTATGAGCACCAGATGGATCAAGGCGAGTGCGCAGATAGTCTCGTGAGTACGGGCTTTGGCAATGCACCGCTACAGATACCGTATGAGACTATCCGTAAAAATGTACGTACGATACAGATAGAACAGGGGATCAAGCCTATTGACCAGCTCGAAGGGGAGGGCATCAACCTAACCATTGAGATGGAGACGGGTACGGGCAAGACCTACACCTATATCAAGACGATGTATGAGCTAAACAAGGCGTACGGCTGGAGTAAGTTTATCATCGTAGTGCCGAGCGTTGCCATCCGTGAGGGCGTTGCCAAGAGCTTTGAGTCGATGAGCGAGCACTTCGCACAGCTCTACGAGACACAGAGTATACAGCACTTCGTCTACAACTCCAAGCAGTTGACCCGTATCGACGCCTTCGCCAGCGAATCTAATATGCAGGCGATGATCATCAATATGCAGGCGTTCAACAGCTCCTTTGACGAGACGAAGAATAATAAGGATGCACGTATCATCTTCTCTCGTCGCGATGAGTTTGGCAGTCGTCGTCCTATTGATATCTTGGCAAAGACCAATCCGATCATGATCATCGATGAGCCTCAGAGCGTGCTGGGTGCTAACAGAGGAAATAAGACACGAAAGGGGATCAAGCTCTTTAACCCACTCATGCTACTACGCTACTCGGCGACACACCGTGAGGTACTCAATATGGTCTACCGACTTGATGCTATCGATGCTTACAACAAGCGTCTGGTGAAAAAGATTCAGGTGAAAGGCATCAGCCAGAAAGGCAACAGCGCAACCAGTGGATACCTATATCTAGAGGAGGTGGTGATACGTAAAGATCGTGCTCCCAAAGCGCGAATATCACTGGACATAAAGACTGCTACTGGTACGCGTCAGGTGAGCCGCCTTGTGAGACAGGGGGATGATCTCTATGCGCTTAGTGGAGAGCTAGCGGAGTATCAGGATTTCTACGTGATAGAGTCTATCGATGGGCTCTCGGGCACGATACAGCTGCTCAACGGTCTAGAACTTTACGAGGGTGATGCCGTGGGGCGAGTCACAGAGGAGGCTATGCGTCGTGTGCAGATCCGTGAGACGATACGGACGCACCTCGAGCGGGAGCGGGAGTTGTACCCTAAAGGGATTAAGGTGCTGAGTCTCTTCTTCATCGACCATGTGGATAACTATCGTCGTTATGAAGGTGATGCGACCTACAAGGGACGCTATGCGGAGATCTTTGAGGATGAGTATAGGCAGCTGGTACAGGAGCTGAAGGATGACGAGCTAAGTCGCTATGATGCGTCGTACCGAGACTATCTCTCTCGCTTTACTGCTGAGGAGGTACACAATGGCTACTTCTCACGAGACAAGCGTGGTAAATTTATTGACTCCAAGGTGAACCGTGGCGAGGGGGGCAGCAATGATGAGGATGCCTATGACCTGATTATGAAGAATAAGGAGCGACTCTTGAGTCTTGAGGAGCCGACACGCTTTATCTTCTCGCACTCGGCACTGCGCGAGGGGTGGGACAATCCGAATGTCTTCCAGATCTGCACGCTCCGTGAAACAGACAGCGAGATCAAAAAGCGTCAGGAGGTGGGACGCGGTATGCGTCTCTGTGTGAATAGCGAAGGCAAGCGACAGGATGCCGAAGAGCTGGGCTGGAGCAGCACTTTTGACATAAACGTGCTGACGGTGATAGCTAGTCAGAGCTACGAGAGCTTTGCAGAGCAGCTACAGCATGAGATAGCGGAGGTGGTCAAGGATCGTCCGAGAGAGGTGACGGAGGGTCTCTTCACAGGGGTAGAGTACGAAACAGCATCTGGCGACAAGGAGGTGATTACCCCCGAGGTGGCACGCAAGATCTATCGTGCTCTGCTACGGCATGACTACGTAGATGATGCGGGTCTACTGACGCCGGCGTATCACGAGGCGAAGGAGCGTGGCGAGCTAAGCTTTGGCGATGATCTGGCACCGATGAGTGCTGTGATCATCCGTACGCTAGAGCGTGTCTTCGACCCGAGCTCATGGCGACTAGATAATAGTCGAGACAACAAGTCTGGGCATGTCGTCGAGGAGCAGTTGAAGCGCCGAGAGTTTCAGGAGCTGTGGCGTCGTATCAATGTGCGAAGCGTCTATCAGGTAGACTTTGATACGTCTGAGCTGATCACCAAGGCGATCACAGCGCTAGACGATCGTCTCCGTGTGACGGCTATACGTCTTGTGGTAGAGCGTGGAGAGATGAATCAGATAGAAGATGTGGAGGCTCTGCATCAGGGTACTGCTATGGTGCGTGAGCAGGCTACTACCTATCATCTGCAGGAGACAGTGAGTCAGCATGTACAGTATGACCTAGTGGGTAGTCTAGTCTCTGCAACGGGCTTGACACGACGCACGATCGTAGAGATCCTCAAAGGGGTGAGGAGGGAGACTTTTGACAAGTTCAAGAGCAACCCCGAGGAGTTCATCCAGAGATCTGCTCGCATCATCAAGGATGAGATGGCACTAGCTGTGGTAGAGCAGATCAGCTACCACCGTACGGAGCAGCGGTACGATACGAATGTCTTTACGGAAGAGACGATCTGTGGTCGTATCGGTGTGGATGTCATCCGAAGTGCTAAGTCTCTCTATGATTTGGTACGTATAGACAGTCAGGTGGAGCGCTCATTTGCGGAGGATCTAGAGGATAGTAGCGACGTGGTGGTCTACACGAAGCTCCCGAAGGGGTTCTACATCAACACGCCTATGGGAAGGTATAGCCCAGACTGGGCTATCGCCTTTGATGAGCATAAGGATATCAAGCATATCTACTTCATAGCAGAGACTAAAGGCATCTCGTGGGAGCGCTCTGAGCTCCGTGGTGCTGAGGATGCCAAGCTGGAGTGCGCCGCTCGCCACTTTGAGGCGATCAGTGAGCATGACAACGTGGTCTACGACGTGGTCAATAGCTATCAAGCTCTGATGGATAAGGTGATGGAGGGGTAG
- a CDS encoding outer membrane beta-barrel protein, with protein sequence MTRLRTLLLSLVALCALGGTAQAQMPLRIYVDAAPLFNLSHAKTLQDVSENKVFVGYRLGAGIDVNVSKMMYVGTGLSLAMKGNQYTFLSPKGEGDIKIYSHYMQIPVNVGVRLNLTPTIGASVEAGPYFAYALGATVSQGKILDDIQETYNVYKDGILGMDGAKLKRYDIGLGAKAKVTFGSWYGMVGADMGFVDELKLEKNDPKLEKLGQKAMRNTSFYLGAGFTF encoded by the coding sequence ATGACAAGACTACGTACACTACTACTCTCACTCGTGGCGCTCTGCGCGCTCGGTGGCACGGCTCAGGCTCAGATGCCTCTGCGCATTTACGTGGATGCAGCTCCGCTCTTTAACCTTTCACATGCTAAGACGCTCCAAGATGTCTCTGAAAACAAGGTTTTCGTTGGCTACCGCCTCGGCGCTGGAATAGATGTCAACGTTAGCAAGATGATGTACGTCGGCACAGGACTATCTCTTGCGATGAAGGGAAATCAATATACTTTCCTCTCACCAAAGGGTGAGGGCGACATAAAGATTTACAGCCACTACATGCAGATCCCCGTAAATGTAGGTGTACGTCTAAACTTGACTCCTACTATTGGTGCCTCAGTAGAGGCTGGTCCTTACTTCGCCTACGCTCTGGGAGCTACCGTTAGCCAGGGGAAGATCCTAGACGATATACAGGAGACTTACAATGTGTACAAGGACGGAATCCTCGGGATGGATGGTGCCAAGCTCAAGCGCTACGACATCGGTCTGGGTGCTAAGGCTAAGGTAACTTTCGGCTCCTGGTACGGTATGGTCGGTGCTGACATGGGCTTCGTCGATGAGCTGAAGCTCGAGAAGAATGATCCCAAGCTAGAGAAGCTTGGTCAGAAGGCGATGCGTAATACCTCCTTCTACCTAGGTGCTGGCTTTACATTTTAA
- a CDS encoding aspartate kinase yields the protein MIVLKFGGTSVGSPDRIRSVAHLVANIPGRKALVLSAMAGTTNDLVTLTELITSGERDRATRHVEMLRSRYIDNVVPELFAGHELHQQLAEEALTPILDSLLLQTLNEAFTHNDEKQILACGEMMCTALMALTLQLYEGITPHKLLALDFMRITHEGRPDIEYIAQRLRPMVEEVRDAEALFLTEGYICRNAFGEVDNLRRGGSDYSATLIGEAVQAEEIQIWTDIDGLHNNDPRVVNMTSPVRRLSFGEAAELARCGAKILHPACIEPARRAGIPVRLLNTLDPSAPGTLISHVTNRDMIKAISAKDGMCVVTLLLKHLSNSDVSTGQFLVTLTEAMHRLHIEPDILMASGDGYVIVAEEDSEAIPALIEEMTPWAEGSVQSDLSILAIVGDMGWHRIGFEARILEAVDDVAVRLICYGTSSNSIDLVIATEEKKRAMIYLSDHLFAHLRTPGPELL from the coding sequence ATGATCGTACTGAAGTTTGGCGGCACCTCTGTCGGCTCACCTGATCGCATACGCTCGGTAGCGCATCTAGTGGCTAATATACCTGGGCGCAAGGCCCTAGTACTCTCAGCTATGGCTGGCACGACGAACGACCTCGTGACGCTGACTGAGCTGATCACCTCTGGCGAGCGTGACCGCGCGACCCGTCATGTGGAGATGCTACGTAGTCGCTACATAGACAATGTGGTACCGGAACTATTTGCGGGGCATGAGCTACACCAGCAGCTGGCAGAGGAGGCGTTGACTCCGATCTTGGACAGTCTCCTGCTGCAGACGCTCAACGAGGCTTTTACCCACAACGACGAGAAGCAGATCCTCGCATGCGGTGAGATGATGTGTACCGCCCTGATGGCGCTCACGCTACAGCTCTACGAGGGGATCACACCGCACAAGCTGCTAGCTCTAGACTTCATGCGGATTACCCACGAGGGGCGACCCGACATCGAGTACATCGCTCAGCGGTTGCGCCCGATGGTCGAAGAGGTACGCGATGCGGAGGCACTCTTCCTCACGGAGGGGTACATCTGTCGCAATGCTTTCGGCGAGGTGGACAACCTGCGTCGTGGCGGTAGCGACTACAGTGCTACGCTCATTGGCGAGGCGGTGCAAGCTGAGGAGATACAGATATGGACCGACATTGATGGACTGCACAACAACGATCCACGGGTGGTCAATATGACGTCGCCCGTGCGTCGTCTGAGCTTTGGCGAGGCTGCCGAGCTAGCGCGTTGTGGTGCTAAGATACTGCACCCAGCCTGCATCGAGCCGGCACGACGTGCGGGCATACCTGTGCGGCTACTTAACACGCTCGATCCTTCGGCCCCTGGCACGCTCATATCTCATGTGACAAACAGAGATATGATCAAGGCGATCTCGGCAAAGGACGGGATGTGTGTCGTGACGCTCCTGCTGAAGCATTTGAGCAATAGCGATGTCTCTACGGGGCAGTTCCTCGTTACACTGACGGAGGCTATGCACCGCCTGCACATAGAGCCAGATATCTTGATGGCTTCGGGCGATGGCTACGTCATCGTCGCGGAGGAGGACTCGGAGGCGATCCCTGCTTTGATCGAGGAGATGACGCCCTGGGCTGAGGGCTCTGTGCAGAGCGACCTCTCGATCCTGGCGATCGTAGGAGATATGGGGTGGCATCGCATAGGCTTTGAGGCGCGCATCCTCGAGGCGGTAGACGATGTCGCTGTGCGGCTCATCTGCTACGGGACTAGTAGCAATAGCATCGACCTGGTCATCGCTACGGAGGAGAAGAAGCGGGCGATGATCTATCTCTCGGATCACCTCTTCGCTCATCTGCGCACCCCAGGTCCAGAGCTACTATGA
- a CDS encoding NAD(P)H-dependent oxidoreductase — MERHNTLIIVAHPDLEHSVINKAWMEALTGHATIHSLCDAYPTGTPIDVAHERALVERHDRVILQFPLYWYSAPAILKQWTDEVFGEGWAFGEGGDAWVGRQLGVAVSCGSAEVNFCEGGSQKHTLATFLTPYEGLAAFARADYIGHHAFYDTYSDTVAERLPANCEAYLRFALQ; from the coding sequence ATGGAGAGACATAACACGCTGATCATCGTAGCGCATCCCGACTTGGAGCACTCTGTCATCAACAAAGCTTGGATGGAGGCGCTCACGGGACACGCTACGATACATAGTCTCTGTGACGCTTACCCCACGGGGACGCCTATAGATGTGGCGCATGAGCGTGCGCTCGTGGAGCGTCACGATCGTGTGATACTGCAATTCCCCCTCTACTGGTACTCCGCACCAGCGATCCTGAAGCAGTGGACTGATGAGGTCTTTGGCGAGGGGTGGGCCTTCGGTGAGGGTGGCGACGCATGGGTGGGTCGCCAGCTGGGTGTCGCTGTCTCTTGTGGTAGTGCTGAGGTAAACTTCTGCGAGGGCGGGTCCCAAAAACACACGCTAGCGACCTTCCTCACACCTTACGAGGGGCTAGCCGCTTTCGCTCGAGCTGACTATATAGGTCATCATGCCTTTTACGACACTTATAGCGATACGGTCGCCGAGAGACTGCCGGCAAACTGTGAGGCGTATCTACGCTTTGCGCTACAGTAA
- a CDS encoding site-specific DNA-methyltransferase — protein MPQRLTSISPDGSELTIEALRQIAPSCITEVKDPQSGAIRQVVNFDVLRTLLGDQTIEAGTEMYSFIWPGKQSARREAATPITDTLRPVLEDSVDWDNTENLYIEGDNLSVLKLLQRSYVGKVKMIYIDPPYNTGKNLIYKNRFYTDTKEYLESTGVYSDNEGWLYCNKSTNGRFHSDWCSMIYSRLLLSRSLLSEDGIICLTIDDSEVQNVISIMNEIFGESNHLATIVVKNNPSGRSTTKGVSIAHEYALFYGVKEGTVLGRLPRNDDQIARYKEMDNLGAYEWVNFRKHGGYREDAPSMYYPIYVKVDGSGFRIPKMKWNEKDKEYTILEPVEEDELISWPIDDQGRARRWKWGLERALSSSSEMSVRRDRKGIPSVYIKSRMNEEGMLPLTVWDDKRYSSTEYGANLLKNLLGTNCFDYPKSLYAVIDSLRIGSDPDSIVLDFFSGSATTAHAVMQLNAEDGGHRKFICVQLAEETPDGSEARKAGYKTIPDIAKERIRRAAVAIRNDLETEKIRAQAKLAKVAMGEDVDKDPELWDNLYDDAERNQAQERLDSIDKRKESLDTGFRVFRLDSSNFIDVKRTPAELGQGELDLMLDNVKNDRSGQDLLYGAMLSWGLSLSLPQAVTVVDGCEIYNVDEGALVACFAKAIPTAVIEAIADMQPKRVLLRDSSFASDKEKINTFELLKQHLNWDDKEAFDKVRVI, from the coding sequence ATGCCCCAACGACTAACCTCTATCTCTCCAGATGGTAGCGAGCTGACCATCGAGGCGCTACGTCAGATAGCACCCTCCTGCATAACCGAAGTCAAAGACCCCCAGAGTGGAGCTATACGTCAGGTCGTCAACTTTGACGTCTTGCGCACCCTCCTAGGCGACCAGACCATCGAGGCTGGTACCGAGATGTATAGCTTCATCTGGCCTGGCAAGCAATCTGCACGACGTGAAGCTGCCACCCCCATCACAGATACCCTACGGCCCGTGCTGGAGGATTCTGTTGACTGGGACAATACGGAGAATCTCTACATCGAGGGGGACAACCTGTCTGTCCTCAAGCTCTTACAGCGTAGCTATGTAGGCAAAGTCAAGATGATCTACATCGATCCGCCCTACAATACAGGCAAAAACCTCATCTACAAAAACAGATTCTATACAGATACCAAAGAATATCTTGAAAGTACTGGGGTCTATAGTGATAATGAAGGTTGGTTGTATTGCAATAAATCTACCAATGGACGTTTTCACTCGGATTGGTGTTCTATGATTTATTCTCGTCTTTTACTCTCTAGATCACTGTTGTCAGAAGATGGTATTATCTGCTTAACGATTGATGACAGTGAAGTCCAAAATGTAATTTCAATCATGAATGAGATCTTTGGAGAGTCAAATCATTTGGCGACAATAGTAGTTAAAAACAATCCTTCTGGTCGTTCAACAACAAAGGGAGTTTCTATAGCGCATGAATATGCTCTCTTTTATGGAGTAAAAGAGGGTACTGTTTTAGGAAGATTGCCGAGAAATGATGATCAAATTGCCAGGTATAAAGAGATGGATAATTTAGGTGCATATGAATGGGTCAACTTTAGAAAACATGGAGGATATAGAGAGGATGCGCCTTCTATGTATTATCCTATATATGTTAAGGTTGATGGTTCAGGCTTTAGAATACCTAAGATGAAGTGGAATGAAAAGGACAAAGAGTATACTATCTTAGAACCCGTGGAAGAAGACGAACTTATATCATGGCCTATTGACGATCAAGGTAGAGCTAGAAGATGGAAGTGGGGGTTAGAAAGAGCATTGTCGAGCTCTTCAGAGATGTCTGTAAGGAGGGATAGAAAAGGAATTCCTTCAGTTTACATCAAATCAAGAATGAATGAAGAGGGAATGTTGCCTTTAACCGTTTGGGATGACAAAAGGTACTCGTCAACGGAGTATGGTGCTAATTTACTGAAGAATCTCCTTGGAACAAATTGTTTTGATTATCCTAAGTCTCTATATGCTGTCATTGATTCTTTAAGAATAGGCTCCGATCCAGATTCCATCGTTCTCGACTTTTTCAGCGGGTCGGCGACGACGGCGCATGCGGTGATGCAGCTCAACGCAGAGGACGGAGGGCATCGCAAGTTTATCTGCGTACAGCTTGCTGAGGAGACGCCTGATGGTAGTGAGGCTCGTAAGGCGGGCTACAAGACTATTCCCGATATTGCCAAGGAGCGCATACGACGTGCAGCAGTGGCCATTCGTAATGATCTTGAAACCGAAAAGATTAGAGCGCAAGCTAAGCTTGCTAAAGTGGCGATGGGGGAGGATGTGGATAAAGATCCAGAGTTGTGGGACAATCTGTATGACGACGCAGAGCGTAACCAAGCCCAAGAGAGACTGGACTCAATTGATAAAAGAAAAGAGTCCCTGGACACTGGCTTCCGCGTCTTTCGACTAGACTCGAGCAACTTTATCGATGTAAAGCGCACCCCTGCAGAGCTTGGTCAGGGTGAGTTGGATCTAATGCTAGACAATGTAAAGAATGATCGAAGTGGACAGGACCTACTCTACGGCGCGATGCTCTCGTGGGGACTGTCGCTCTCACTACCGCAGGCGGTCACGGTGGTAGATGGCTGTGAGATCTACAACGTGGACGAGGGTGCCCTGGTGGCATGCTTTGCTAAGGCGATCCCCACGGCGGTCATCGAGGCTATCGCCGATATGCAGCCCAAACGTGTGCTACTACGTGATAGTAGCTTCGCCTCAGACAAGGAGAAGATAAACACCTTCGAGCTACTCAAACAGCACCTCAACTGGGACGACAAGGAGGCGTTCGATAAGGTGAGAGTTATTTAA
- a CDS encoding abortive infection family protein has product MSSLDVEIDACLNFFNDRGCVLDFGKKDFDEFTAREIGVPVCKTYQESRGKSLMAYVYDSETPKRNVIKLFAALIRHYELSEALQNDRSNNPKRYQQYENCKAIIEREFNALGEKPLDLSDPNSFNSEYIRDQIDLMRKFQETNPTEAIGKAKELIESYCKTILEEEKIAVDPKWNMTKLVDELFKHFKLMPSDIEDDIKGAKSIKQILGSLKAITQGLAELRNFYGSGHGKTSSYKGLQQRHARLAVGSAIVLIQFICDTHERNKLHP; this is encoded by the coding sequence ATGAGCAGTCTAGATGTAGAGATAGATGCATGTTTGAACTTTTTCAATGATCGGGGGTGTGTTCTAGACTTCGGAAAAAAAGATTTTGATGAGTTCACTGCTAGAGAGATTGGTGTGCCTGTGTGCAAGACATACCAAGAGTCTAGAGGAAAATCTTTGATGGCGTATGTCTATGATTCCGAAACTCCTAAAAGGAATGTCATCAAGCTGTTTGCAGCTTTAATAAGACACTACGAATTATCGGAAGCTCTTCAGAATGATCGTAGCAACAATCCCAAGCGGTACCAACAATATGAGAATTGTAAGGCTATTATAGAAAGGGAATTCAATGCCCTTGGTGAAAAGCCATTAGACTTGTCAGATCCAAATTCCTTTAATAGTGAATACATTAGGGATCAGATTGACCTGATGAGAAAGTTTCAAGAGACCAATCCGACAGAGGCTATCGGGAAGGCGAAAGAGCTAATCGAAAGTTATTGTAAGACGATACTAGAAGAAGAGAAGATAGCGGTAGATCCTAAATGGAACATGACAAAGCTAGTAGATGAACTCTTTAAGCACTTCAAGCTAATGCCTAGTGATATAGAGGACGATATCAAAGGAGCTAAATCTATAAAGCAGATTTTAGGTAGTCTAAAAGCTATAACTCAGGGATTGGCAGAGCTTAGAAACTTCTATGGAAGTGGTCATGGTAAAACTTCTTCATATAAAGGGTTACAACAAAGACACGCAAGATTAGCCGTTGGTAGTGCAATTGTTTTGATTCAGTTTATCTGCGACACCCACGAGCGAAACAAATTACACCCCTAA
- a CDS encoding PepSY-like domain-containing protein — translation MKRILFMALLLTCSAALFASCGTTKDWHLSEQCSKFLNERYANARILEVDYNDGMVEVEIRHDKKDKEVLFTNSCEWISTSWDVARRNVPAVVMKALQKKYPNARIDDIDFVEMPRGSYYRFEIERRGQQDEYVYVTPQGVITEVRVYHK, via the coding sequence ATGAAAAGAATCCTATTTATGGCGCTACTGCTGACTTGCAGTGCTGCACTTTTTGCCTCTTGTGGAACAACGAAGGATTGGCACCTTAGTGAGCAGTGCTCGAAATTCCTAAATGAGCGCTACGCTAACGCACGCATCCTAGAGGTGGACTACAACGATGGCATGGTCGAGGTGGAGATACGGCACGATAAGAAGGATAAGGAGGTGCTCTTCACCAATTCCTGCGAGTGGATCTCCACGAGCTGGGATGTCGCTCGGAGAAATGTCCCCGCCGTCGTCATGAAGGCGCTCCAGAAGAAGTATCCCAATGCTCGCATTGACGATATTGACTTCGTAGAGATGCCTCGTGGCTCTTACTATCGCTTTGAGATAGAGCGTAGAGGTCAGCAAGATGAGTACGTCTACGTCACGCCTCAGGGGGTGATCACCGAGGTACGCGTCTATCACAAGTGA
- a CDS encoding cell division ATP-binding protein FtsE, giving the protein MSTIIDLQGVTVSRYEHELLRDVTLSLEAGDFAYLTGPVGSGKSSLLEILYGELAPKGGVAKVLDYNLHHMSVRQRQALRRSLGIVFQSQAQLLYNYTVQGNLDFVLRAVGVKKREQRAARIEEALTQVGMEGKHYKYPHELSGGEAERICIARALVVRPRLILLDEPTTGLDSETSLLIGQLIQSLAKEGVAVLMSTHNETLIQELPATRYHINLESRTLERIDLFPTLEHVEEPSSEPFVNPIEAAL; this is encoded by the coding sequence ATGAGTACGATCATTGACCTACAGGGCGTCACCGTATCACGCTACGAGCATGAGCTACTACGAGACGTCACACTGTCGCTCGAAGCGGGGGACTTTGCCTACCTTACAGGACCCGTGGGGAGTGGCAAGAGTTCGCTCCTAGAGATACTCTATGGCGAGCTGGCGCCTAAGGGAGGCGTCGCTAAGGTGCTGGACTACAACCTGCACCACATGTCTGTACGCCAGCGACAAGCTCTGAGACGCTCTCTGGGGATCGTCTTCCAGTCACAGGCGCAGCTACTATATAACTATACGGTGCAGGGCAACCTAGACTTCGTACTTCGTGCCGTGGGTGTGAAAAAGCGCGAGCAACGTGCTGCGCGTATCGAGGAGGCACTGACGCAAGTCGGCATGGAGGGCAAGCACTACAAGTATCCCCACGAGCTAAGTGGTGGTGAGGCCGAGCGTATCTGCATAGCGCGTGCCCTGGTCGTACGTCCACGACTGATCCTACTCGATGAGCCTACGACGGGGCTAGATAGTGAGACGTCGCTGCTGATCGGTCAGCTGATCCAGTCTCTGGCTAAGGAAGGCGTGGCGGTGCTGATGAGTACGCACAATGAGACGCTCATACAGGAGCTACCTGCTACAAGATACCATATCAATCTAGAGAGTCGTACGCTGGAGCGCATCGACCTATTCCCCACCCTAGAGCACGTTGAGGAGCCTAGCTCAGAGCCTTTTGTCAATCCTATAGAAGCTGCACTATGA